A window of the Ostrea edulis chromosome 1, xbOstEdul1.1, whole genome shotgun sequence genome harbors these coding sequences:
- the LOC125680093 gene encoding D-glucuronyl C5-epimerase B-like, giving the protein MYRTHLKLLILCVGAFPLLLTVYNIGKCDLIKEEDRIYREEVSSHVVGEFDASVGFQPRIAQSYNHVKRTHPLKYEELECIINGDYSITGRKEGNEVYMPFSFIQKYFEVYGSLETSDGYERFSFHHSYQDDFPTDPQPKYSPSGVFMSFDLYSVEDRNRVKCVSGIEGVPISTQWERKGHYYPIQIAQYGLSHYSKHLSQPRPKSKVLEDGEQTDLSNWLLPDRKSEIRSRMDDRTSLDNGVVEFKTATNVKNPGISISAKERRMTTMSLDVMFINNGSVTVLIQTGDGNLFRIHYVLSDNIIKLDGKDLYYGIGSNMKGEWIHLTRQVMVDFQKGLTLQYSKNRSIKIKNAAQIAAICVRGHGVMDNVILSTHAHKNLFFDAANYFVRHQDPRGGWPVKVTRKLIPEVMELEPGWYSAMGQGQAISLLVRAYVASKDSTYLEAAGRALDIFDIPSSEGGVLAKFLNKYDWYEEYPTTPSSFVLNGFIYSLIGLYDLKEIAIGRIREKAAKLYEKGMMTLKTMLPMFDSGIGTFYDLRHITAGLAPNRARWDYHKVHIKQLYLLVELDDDKLFKNTLQRWKGYMKGKIAPHN; this is encoded by the exons ATGTACCGTACCCACCTGAAGCTCCTCATCCTCTGCGTGGGCGCCTTCCCTCTCCTGCTAACCGTCTATAATATTGGAAAATGTGATCTCATCAAGGAAGAGGACCGAATTTACAG AGAAGAGGTTTCATCACATGTCGTCGGCGAGTTTGATGCTTCTGTGGGCTTTCAACCCAGGATAGCCCAGTCCTATAACCACGTGAAAAGGACTCACCCACTCAAATATGAGGAACTGGAGTGCATTATCAATGGGGACTACTCCATAACAGGCAGAAAAGAGGGGAATGAAGTTTACATgccattttcattcattcagaaatattttgAG GTGTATGGCTCTCTTGAGACATCGGATGGATATGAGAGGTTTTCATTTCACCACAGTTACCAGGATGATTTTCCCACTGACCCCCAGCCAAAATACTCCCCCAGCGGAGTCTTCATGTCGTTCGATCTGTACAGTGTGGAAGACCGAAATAGGGTTAAATGTGTCAGTGGCATCGAAG GTGTTCCAATATCGACACAATGGGAGCGCAAAGGTCACTACTACCCTATACAGATAGCACAGTATGGTTTAAGTCATTACAGCAAGCACCTGTCACAGCCACGACCCAAAAGCAAAGTTCTGGAGGACGGAGAGCAAACCGACCTCTCAAACTGGCTGCTTCCGGATCGAAAATCGGAGATTCGCAGTCGTATGGATGACAGAACGTCACTGGACAATGGCGTAGTGGAGTTTAAAACAGCAA CAAATGTGAAAAACCCAGGAATTTCAATATCCGCAAAGGAAAGAAGGATGACAACAATGTCCTTGGATGTTATGTTTATCAATAATGGAAGTGTAACCGTTTTGATTCAGACAGGAGATGGAAATTTATTTCGTATTCATTACGTGCTAAgtgacaatataatcaaatTAGATGGCAAAGACCTTTATTATGGCATTGGATCAAACATGAAAGGAGAATGGATTCACTTAACGAGACAAGTGATGGTAGACTTCCAAAAAGGATTAACATTACAGTATTCAAAAAATCgaagtatcaaaataaaaaatgcagCCCAAATTGCAGCTATTTGTGTTCGTGGGCACGGGGTAATGGACAATGTTATTCTTTCTACTCATGCACacaaaaatttgttttttgatgCTGCGAATTATTTTGTACGGCATCAAGATCCCAGAGGCGGCTGGCCAGTGAAAGTGACTCGTAAACTGATTCCAGAGGTCATGGAGCTGGAACCTGGGTGGTATTCTGCCATGGGACAAGGTCAGGCCATTTCTCTCCTTGTTCGTGCGTACGTGGCCTCCAAAGACTCGACTTACTTGGAGGCAGCGGGGAGAGCTTTGGATATTTTTGACATTCCAAGTTCAGAAGGTGGAGTGCTAGCAAAGTTTCTGAACAAATATGACTGGTATGAGGAGTATCCTACAACGCCCAGTAGTTTTGTGCTCAATGGATTTATATATTCTTTAATAGGTCTGTATGACCTGAAAGAAATAGCAATAGGTAGGATTAGAGAAAAAGCAGCAAAGTTATACGAAAAAGGAATGATGACGTTGAAAACGATGCTTCCCATGTTTGATTCTGGCATTGGGACGTTTTATGATCTTCGACATATCACCGCGGGGCTGGCCCCTAATCGTGCTAGGTGGGATTATCACAAGGTTCATATTAAACAGCTTTATCTACTCGTTGAATTAGATGATGACAAACTGTTCAAAAACACTCTTCAACGATGGAAAGGGTACATGAAAGGAAAGATCGCGCCTCATAATTAA